The window AGAGGACTTGAAAACGTCACCTGCCTCTGCTTTAACATGAACTATAAAGTATTATGGCTAAGAGCGGATTGTTTTATGTTACAGCACGCTGAAAACTCGATTCGCTCCTCCGCTGGACAGCATAGCCGTTCGCCGTCAGAGGAGAGCAGTGATGGACTGAGACAGCGAGCCGGACACCTCCCTCAGCACCAGATGTATTTGCAATTGATGCACAGGTAAGCCTCTGGACTGGTGAAACTTTAATAACCACTGCAGTGCAGAGTTGAAGGGTGTTTCTGTTCGCTGAcgcacaacagcaacaaaaagtCTTCAGACCAGAGTTAAAGTAAAACTGTCAAGGAATAATTCCACACCTCGACAGTCTGTCAAATAAATACACTTCCTTGAGCCAAGTGAAGACACGCAGCTGACTGCAACATGTTGAACCAATTTCCTGGACCAAGTAACATTTCAGTGTCACCTTTAATACAGTGTCTCTGAAATAAATGTCATGGGATGAAACatgcagcgagagagagagagagagtgaacgaacgaacgaacgaacgagagagagagagagagagttcagCGTATCCTGTGTTCAGCAAAAATGAATTCAGGTAAATAAATTATGTACCAGTTCCTTTGCTAGAGAGTTGTGTGCGTCATTCAGGTCACAGGAGGGAGGTGGAAACAGTTTTCCTGCCTCGTATCATAACTTTTAAACTGACCACAGGGCTCATAAGGTGCCAAGTATCACGTCATcactcctgctctctctcagaAAGGTGACGGGTCGTTTAGAAATACAGAACTTCTCTCGTCTGCGTTGTCGTGTTCACCCCAGGGAGTCATTTCTATGTCGAATGattctgcagcttctgtgtgtgcgtgcgtcagATGTACCTGTTGATGACCCtgtgtctatttttttttttttttttcccagctggAGTCAGTACTCCTCACAGCTGACTCCCCCACCAAACATGCCTGCCTATTACAATCCTTTGACTCTGATGTGGTGGCAGCAGTTGTACGCCCGGCAATATTACATGCATTAGTGAGTAAACTCCTCCTGATCAGCATCTGTAGAACACTGTTAAAGACAGTTAAAACATCCTcccacctctctccctccagtcaGCTACTGGCTGCCTCGTCTCAGCACCTCAGGCCAGATCAGCCCTCAACCCAGCCTGAACAGCAGGATCCTCTGACCCAGCGACCTCCCGCAGATCACCGTGGCAACCCAGAGGTCCAGATGAATGCTCAGGGAGGCGAGATCCTTAATGAGGAGGAGCTAAACCGAGATTGGCTGGACTGGGTGTACACATTTTCACGTGCTGCCATCCTGCTCAGCATAGTCTACTTCTACTCCTCCTTCAGCCGCTTTGTGATGGTGTTGATGGCCATGCTGGTGCTTTACCTGTGAGTCACGCCTTTTCCGATGAACtacactctgctctgctctcatcTAACCACAACCACATTGTTAACTGAGATAGGTTTAAAGACTCATTACTTTTGTCACTGAAAACTAGCAAAGTGCAGGTattgtttgtgttgctcctAAATTTTAAATACCAAACTACAAACTAAATAATCAAAATTATAACTGACGTGACAAATGTGTGAAAGTGCTCTGTGTGGGTTAGGTGTTGAAAGGTAATCCTGTGGTATGGGTGCTTCTGACTGCAGGCATCAGGCCGGCTGGTTTCCTTTCAACCTGGAGAACGAGCTCCAACTTCCTGGAGACAGAGCCAATCAGGACGACATGGAGGGAGAACCACAAAACCACGATTTACAGGAAATGGTAGCTACTTTACTCATCTGACTCATCTTTACTAGGAACCCTAACCCAGGCCTTCGTCTTAGAATTGCAACATAATAAAACCAAATTGGCCATTGAGCACTGTAACAAAGTAACTTTGCATTAGGTAACATAAGTATTATCTCACTTTAGAGTCAAATGCAGGCAGTTATGCTCTATAGAGACACATTATGTCACTGCAGTGTGTAAACGTACCTCATTAACAGGAGGGTGTGATGGATGACGGCTCGGACGATGAAAGGGAGAGcggggaggaaggagcagaggaggcgaaCAGCGGCCCTCACGCAGGGTTCCTGTCGTCCACCTGGTCTTTTATCATAACCTTCTTCATGTCCCTCATCCCCGAGGGACTGCCAAATGCTGCTAACTGAGCCGCCACAGCTCCACAGAAGCGCGTCCTTTAGGAGGAGGacaaactgtctgtctgtcgctgTGCAGTGTTAGTTTCCTAACATTTTAGTCATGAGACGCAAAAGACTGATTAGAAGActgaaataagaaaaacagacaCTGTTGATTGCACAAAGACCAACATTTGAAACTGAATGAATAGGACATCAGTTGAGTCTCTAAGGAAGAACCCCTAGTGGTGCCTTCAAACATACTGTCTGCTAATGCTTCGTTTTATCGTTTCTAATTTAGGGACATCAGACACAAACCTATTTGTGTTGAAAAAAACGAATCTCTGTTCTGTCTAAgaagcaacaacatttaactaGTTTTGTTCGTTCtggttgttttatttaaatgagagACGGCCACTTCAGCCCCGCTGAAGTGCAAGTAATCCTGGATCCTGCAGTGATTTTGGCCGAGGGGTCTGAACACGTTGTGTAACGTGTTGACATGCGATGCAGAGTGATGCTGGCTACCTGAAAGTGAATTAATGTATGAAAGGACGCAGTGAGGCAGAAGCGTTGATCTTCTATCAGACTGACAGATGGTTTTGGACTTTGAACAGGCAGAAGACACTTTTACATTTTGCAGAGCTCAAACCTTTAGACTCTGGACTTTGTGAaagcgtctgctgctgctgttgcgtTTGTCATGTTGTGTACCGAAAGTTACCGCGTTTATTAAAAGTACCTTCATGGTGTAAAGGTTTTCATTTCCTTCTTTGACTTTTGTGCAAGGCGACGCATTGGAGGCAGTCAAGCAAATCATACATGCAAAACACTAATGCATTTGTATAGTTATATGCTACCATTTCCTCTCAACCTCTGCAATGCATGAGGTTAATGTTTATATTCTGCAAATCTGTCAGGTAACCAAAATAGTTTGCAAGCCTGTAATAGGCTTCATTAAATCAAGTTAATGCAATAGTAGTAATCCTAATTAAAAGGAGTGGAGCAGATGATCCAGATATGAGTTTAGTGCGTTGTAGCACAGATCTTTGCTGCCACCTTTTGTCTTTACCATGAAAAACACCTAAGACTCAGAAATGGAACgtcatgcatttatttttgtgaATGTGATTAGTCTTGACTATACAGTACTTAATGAGTTTTGTGGgtgatacatttttttttacagctagTCATCTCTGATGATAATGGGTTTCCCCTGTAGTTTAAACCTTTGGGGTCTCTAGTAACAGGACAGCTTTCTAAATTTCATTAAACATCCTTTTATGAATTTTAGTTTCTTATGTTACCTACCAGACCTGCACATTACAGATATAGGGGACATGACATGAATAAATATTATCAATAATCATTTTAAATCCACAGTCTAAGCTGACAAACAAAGCCAACAGTGACACCATGTGGCTGAAATGAAGACAGAAGGGCGTCGCCAGGTAGACACCTTTATTGCTTTGCATTAGTCAACCGTGACAGAAAGGTCATCGTCCTCCAAGATAACAGGACCCTGTGCTTCACTATGTTTCTGTACATATGTTTACTGAGTGACGTCGATGAcctgacggaggatgagatCTCCATCGTTTTAGGCTCCAGATGTGAAGGGCAGTGCCCACATGTTCTCATAAAAATAGATGTCTGGTAAAAGCGTGGCTGTTTCAATTTAGGATTTTAAGAATTTGACATTCATCGATCATTCAAAAATCCAGTACCTCAATATTAATTACAACTGCAGTGAGCAAGTACAGGAGCTGTGACGACAGAACAGCTTTATTTTGTTACACGTGGAAATGGAAGATAAGTAGAGTTTGTACGTTGCTTGACCACGAcgttcatgctgctgctgatgaaacaCCACAACAGACAGAAGCAAACAAGTCGCTCGCTGCCCTGTTCTGAAGTGACGATGGCCTGTCTTTGGCGTTTGTGTGCCACCGTTCACGTACCTGTGCACATATGTTCCCAACACTTAAATTATCAATACGACACTTGCACATAAAGAGCTTTAACAAGGCACGAAAGCTGTCGTCCGTAGAGTCACTGAAGctacacagacagagcagaaacacaatgATTCTCACCTGAATACTAGCTAGGGTCATGAGTCCACACGAGGCTCCGCATGGACACTTATTGCTAAAACAGGACTGAACTTAGCAAAGTAAGAACATCATCATCCATCATTATTTTTACACTTATTGTAGAAATCTTTTGCATAAAATGATTTTCAACGTTAAACAAAAATCACAATTTCTTTTTACGcgacatacgcacacacactggaactaaCAGTAATACAGACCCAATATAAAAGCAGGTGCAGCTTCCTGGAGTCACAAATattctcttttttattttgcacctTAATATATTttctgatttattaaaatagttGTGACGTCAGTGGTGACAGGAGTAGAATGGGCAGTTAACGCGCTACCTTGTGACCAAAATATCAAGTGACCACAGTCAGAAATCCTGAGACTCCTGAGTATCtgacttttattcttttatattATGGGaagtgttttatattaatagaCTTTATTTTAGGTAAGAAACTATACTGGCAAAgtgcttactgtacagtacagactTTATATGGCCTCTGAAGTAGGTTTTCTAATGttacaaataaaaagaatacAGTATTGATGAAGACATATATTTCTATAACAGCATATACAACATGAACAAtgaaaaacagctaaatctcTTTTGAGCAGCAATATCAATACTGAGCGTCCTCTGTTCTGTAGATGTAGAGTAGTACAAACATGTCCGCAGTAGTTTTGTGGTAACAGTAGTATCTATGTTCCCGTTGTGTCATTTACTGTGCAGAACAAATATCAAATATAATCAAGCACTGAACGTACCTGAATGATTTTATTGAACTCATGTCTTGTAGAAGCTGGTGTAGTTTAGTAAAAGGTCCTAATCTGACCTAATGGAAACACACAGTGCACGGCAACTCACCCAGTGAGCTGCACCAGCAAAAGATGAAGAAGTCCTGTGACCAGCTGTGAAATACAAATGCAAAGTCGTTCACACTGCCCGTCCACCCTTCCTTTGGCATCTGTGGTTTGAATGGGAGATAAACTTTAAAAGGTCCTTAACAGGGGGCAGAGGTGGACAGGATCAGAGGACTTCCTTGGTTCCTCACCAACATTGGCTTCACAGTACTTCGTTGCAGCCATCTGCTTCAGCATTTGAGTGGAGTAGGACTCACAGGCCTGGGGCCTCGCAGGGGTCTGCAGGCAGGTTGTGCTGTTCCAGGACTacgcctccttcccctccagGTGGTGCCcagcagtggggggggggtaccaaCAGGTCGTCCTCCCTTTATCACAAGAaggtttctggagtggaacctTCTCCAGGCGCGTTTTGGCTGATGTTCAGTCTAACACAGGCCACTTTCTCCTGGCTATTAAACAGAGGTGAAGAAGGAGACACAATGACTTTGGCTTTAAATTTGTTAACACTACTGTCAGAACAGGATTTTATCACCTTCATTACGTCTACTGTACTAATTGACTCAGCTCTTAACTGACAATCAGATTATTTCAAAACGTTTCTGGCATTCCATACGAGCTTAAACTCGGgattaataatttattgttaGTAAAGTGCAGTGTTAAGATACATAAACAGATCTGAGAGCTTTAGTTTCTATTACCACAGTATGAAAGTTCTCCTGCAGAGTCTTAAAACTCGCCTGAGTTACTAACAGCAGACATGTAGTCAAGTCATGTGATATTTCGGTTATACAGTAGGAGCAGGGGCTCTGGAAGACTCCAGACGTCATAGCTACCTTCCACTACGCTTCTCAGGCTGGACACAAGACTCTGCATTCGAGTTCACTGCCTTCCACACTGCGGTTTTGGCCATTTCATCAGAGATATTTACAACCAAGGGGTCAGAATCAGAACTACATGCAAACGCAAACACAGAGACATGTGAACGcagggacacacacgcacacgcatacaaaaGAGAAGACAGGCATGTAGACGCCAGGTCAGTGGGAGAGGTTCATTGACAGACAGTTCAAGACAACAGGAGCATGCATAAAACCTCATCCAACAAGATGACAGTACaaaacagctgctcacacaGGACTCGTACAGGTTGTTCAGTAGCAACATCTGTCAGAATTAGGAGTTGCACATTGTtagacaaacaagaaaacacacaaaaggtaCAAAGCACATGTTTCTATAGACATGCACTGAGTGAGGGGGTGTCAGACAGTAGAGCCCTGCTACCTCGTCTTCCAGCTGGAGGTTTTACTAATTTTTACAACTGTTCACTCCCTTTGGGGTGAATGTCACATGAGAcgtgtgtatgttgttgttattgtgatACTCTGAACCCCTCACTCACCTCCCTGACACCGCTTTCACTGGAATCTTGAGGTGGCTGTTGTCCTCGTAGCCAACATTCAGCCccatgtcctcctcctcctgcagcataGACTCTTCCTCCTGAGTCAACACAGCCCATAATGTCAGGCcactaaacaaacacatcacGCTACAGTCTTACATGTTCCTCTTTCATAAAACAGGAGAACGTATTTGTACCAGCTTTTCTTGTGCTTCCTTTTTCTTATcatcttctttcttcttcttgctttCTGGCATCAAGTCGTCCAGCCAGCTCAGCTCTCGCTTGGTGAAAAACAAGTCCAGCAGCTTTCGGATAAAGACCAATGCCAAAAcctggacacacgcacacagacaccatGAACTGAAAATGAGATATTACACCATCTATATCTAGCATCTTTAACACTATAATGAGTTCTTACCATCATAGgaaacacaacagctgctgcagagacctTGATTACCCAGAGCAGAACTAAGCAGGTGAGTTGCACCAGGGTGAAGATATGGACCTTCCACAGCGGCACATAGCGAAGATAGATAAGATCCGGCTGGTGCTTGGCCGGCATCCCAAACAGCTTGATTCTGTCAAAGAACTAcaggggacaggagaggagtgAGACCCACAGAGGGAGATAAGGCTGGGAAAACATGGTGACAACAAGGGAGTAAATACATTATTCAGAACAGGAAATGGGTTTAATTAAAGCTCAAACACGATCAAAGGTTTGAACTACAAGGGGAAGCTTATCTTTCCTGGCAGCTTGTGGCTGCTCTTCTGTTCAAATTTAGGGGCCACATTATCTTCAAAGACCAGAAGACGACTTACTTGAATGCCTTTAAGGGAAGAGACACCCATGTAGAGAAAGACTCCATAGAGGACTGGCATAGGAATGAACTGTAGCGCAGAGGAAACAATATAAATCACTCAGCTACCATGACAGAAAGAAAGACTAACCGCAataacacacagaaaaaaaagtgaCCTTGAGCACTGAAGTCATGAAAACAGAGCTGCCCATCAGGACAAAGATCATGATTCCAGTGACCCGCTGCTCACGGATGCCCAGAAACTTGGGCTGCTCTCCTGGAGCAGAACAGCCAGACTCCACCTTCAGGCTGTTAACgtgggagatggagaggacGGTGGCAGCCACGAACCAGGGCAGGCCCATAATGGAGCACACGCCCAGCATTACTGCCACTATGAGCAAGTCCAGGTGATAGCCGCAGCCTTTCTGCAGGACACACATGGAAACGCCACGTCATGTAAAACCCgagagctgcaggaaaaaggTAAATGCTCCTCCCTCAGCAGAGAATGTAGCACAGTACAACCCTGAGAAAGAAATACCTCAGTTCTGCAAGTTCAACACAGCGGAAGACAGACATGAGAATATGTTAGCTTCAACCGTAATTAAGGGtgactgaaagagagagagaaagcggtGAGAGATGAGAAACCACACACTACACACGTGTGGAGGCAACAAAGACTCAAGTGTTCAGAAATAATGGAGCAGAGTGATGCACAAGTAACTACAAAGATAAGATATAATGCAAAACATAAGACTGGGAAACAGAAAGATGgttgacacagaaacagagctgAGTTCACTGCTTTTAGAATGTTCTGCTTCACCTAACACATCTATTCAGGGTAAATTCAAGGCCCTAATATTTTACACTGATGAGTCCCCACAATAAAGGGTGAGTGTGTAGAGATCATCACCAGAGGCCAGTGTCACCTTGAGTTTGTGCTCCTTGCGGTTGATGATGACTGCAGTGATCTGTTGGTccatgaagatgaggatggtgCACAGCAGGGCAGGAAGTAACGCCACCAGCAGCGTCCACCACGGGTTTCCTCCTAATGGATCCATCAACCAGCCCCGGTTCTTTGAAGTTGGCTGCAGGGAAAAGGCAAGaatgtgctacagtacatgtactatATACAGTCAGGGGAAGTGAACCCAGAGCGTAAGTGCCGTAACCAGCTGGTCTGTGCAGTTCTGCCTACCTCAAAGCGGTCAGGAACATTCAGCTTAGGTGATGGGATGCCCATTAGGTAGTCCACCAGCACCATGATCATGATGGTTATAAACACGCCAAAGTCACTGATAGTGGAGCGcacctgcacaacacacacaaaggcaaatCCCGCATCTTCATTAAAAGAAGGACGCGCAGCCCATTTTCACACTCAAAGTAGAAGCGGTGTCATGAACCAAAGTAATAATTACACTTTGACAGTAACAATTTAAACAATACCAACACCTGCTTACACAGAACACCATGTGATTACACTAGAGCCGAGCTGGTTCCGTGTGGGAAAAGGCTTttatgggagaccgcctgggctGAACGATGCCTGGCAAGCTCATTTTAACCAGTGTCATAAAACCCACTGCAGCTGTTGTGATGTTGTGTCCAACACtaagtactgtagtagtagttTCACCTTTGTGGGAAAATATCTCTCTGCCTTAAACTGTTTGAGGaaggaggacaagaagaaggTGGTGAAGAAAAGGATGATGGA is drawn from Betta splendens chromosome 11, fBetSpl5.4, whole genome shotgun sequence and contains these coding sequences:
- the LOC114865319 gene encoding homocysteine-responsive endoplasmic reticulum-resident ubiquitin-like domain member 2 protein, whose translation is MDQAVVDGHVTLVIRAPNQKYGDQTINCLQDWTVEKLKAHLSDVYPSKPSSKDQRLVYSGKLLLDHFTLKDVLRKQDEYHMLHLVCASRTPPSSPKPPRSRSNKPQESPSSPAHAENSIRSSAGQHSRSPSEESSDGLRQRAGHLPQHQMYLQLMHSWSQYSSQLTPPPNMPAYYNPLTLMWWQQLYARQYYMHYQLLAASSQHLRPDQPSTQPEQQDPLTQRPPADHRGNPEVQMNAQGGEILNEEELNRDWLDWVYTFSRAAILLSIVYFYSSFSRFVMVLMAMLVLYLHQAGWFPFNLENELQLPGDRANQDDMEGEPQNHDLQEMEGVMDDGSDDERESGEEGAEEANSGPHAGFLSSTWSFIITFFMSLIPEGLPNAAN